GACACTGAGCTATCTGAGGAATACTTCTGGGACTTGGACACAACATACTTTCTACTCCCACTTTTGTTAGAATTTTGAGACTTTCCATTGCCATTTCGATTCTCCTCAGAAGGCCAGTTTGATTCCCGAACCCTAAACTCAACCCTTTGACGTTGATATCTTCTATAACCACCAGCATCTCCCCGAGAAGCCTCACCAGTGCCGCCAGAATTTCTACTAACTACTTGGCCTCCTCCTGTTTGTCTATCAGCAAAATTTGATCTTCCATGGCTCATTTTTCTCGAGGCTGGTTCGGACTTACCAGAGAACTCTCCTTGCTTATGAGGTGGCGGCACAGCAACCTCACCGCTCGCTGGAGAGATATTGGCATTCTTTAGTTTGTTCCCATCAGAAACATCCACTGGTCTCCTAAGAACACTGATCTGAGGGTTTGAGGCAGGCGCTGCTGCATTTCTACCTTGACCAAGCTGGCCAGTGGCCATGGATCCAGGATTTTGAGGTGGTGGGAGTACCCCTTGGGTTATTAGGGATGTGTATCCTAGCTGACCAAATTGAATGAATGGTGACTGAGGCTGTTGGATATGAGTAAGCGAGGAGCCGAACTGAGGATCAAGAGGAAGAGGCATTTGGATGGAACCAATCTGTATGGCAGGGAAAGGAGAAGGTATCAGTGATGGACCAGAAAACAATCCAAACTGAAACTGAACACGATCCTCCATCTGTGCTGAAGCAGAAGGTACATGTGACTGGTGCAGACCAATGCTGTAAGGCGGTGCCACAAGATGAGTAGAAACTGTTGGGTAACTCGCTGAGTTGGTTTCAGTACCCTGAAAGCTCGTAGACGCATTATCAGAAACTTCAGCAGGTTTGGCGGCTTGTTCATCACAGCTACAAGGTCTTTCACCGTCTAAGAAACTGTCTTTCTGTTGACATTTTTCTAAGTCATCACTAGGTATCTCAACCTCGACTCCTTCGTTAAAGCCCAAGACTAGGTTAGAGTCTTTCTCTTGGAGATGCAGTTCTTCAAGCTCTTGTGTAAGATCAATGTTCTCATCAACTCCTTGGACTTTATCCTCCTCCTGGTACCCATCTTCATCTTCGTCGTACTCTTCTTGCTCCTGCAACCGTTCGTTGTTGTCAAGAGCCCACTCTTCGTTATCCCAACAAGACACAGGACACGTAGCATTCATCAAACTATCCTTCCCAGCATCACCGTCTCCCTTTCTGGAAGATACCAACACAGATGAGTTCCCTGATTCGTCCAAATCATCATGAGAGATATGAACAAGTGAATCAGGCGTGCTGGTGATGGAAAGCGAAGACTGAGAGTCGCATCTTCCGGTCAGCTTGCTATCGAAACGATGATCATCCATACCAGTTCCCGACATCACATGATGATGGTCTTGAAGATCCCCAATATAGCTGGCGAGAACAGACGTCGAGGGGCCAGGATGGTGCTCAGCCTCGCTTCTGAAGGGCAGCTTCTGCCTAGACTCCTGCGGAGGAGGGGGGAGTACACGTGGCTGCCTGACTGAATACTTTGGTCTTCCAAAAGGGTAGTAATCATCCTCCTCATGATTCGGATACAGCTTCTCCGGATAAGAAGGGTATGCACCACCGCGGCGTCCACGGCTCTGGCTTTGTCCCCACCCGGGGTTATTACCATACTGCTGCTGCTCTGGTTCTGGTTGTTCCATCCCGTAGTTTCTACCGTAGGATCTTCCGTCTCCAGGAGTTCTCCAGCTCTGATCAACTGAATGCTCGGGGAATCCAGGTTTGAAGTAGGAATTTGCATTGCCGATGTATCCAGCTGTCCCAAAGAACTCCTTGGGGAAACCTTCACCTACATCTCTCTGCGGAACATTCTCAATAAACCTCGAGTTGCCACCACTCTCTACATCTTCCTTTCTCCAAAAGGGCTTGTGCCTATCCTGGAACCCAAAGGAGCCGTCTCTAGAAGCTGATGAAGTAGTGATCCTATCCACCATCCTCTCGCTGTCTTCCCAATCAACATCTGAAGACTCTTTCTCTTTAACAACATCCTCTGAAGAGTTGCTGCATCCTTTGGCGGCTTCGGCTTGTCTCCTCGAGATCTTCTCTTCCAACTCTAGAAGCTTCTGCTTGGCAGCCTGCTTCCTCCTCTCCTCCTCCAAGATCAGCTTAtgcttctcctcttctttcgACTTCCTCAGCTCCTCCGCCCTCCTCGCGGCTTCTAGCCTCTCCTGCTCGTTTCTAACGGCGGCTTCTCTGGCCTCTTCCTCTAACCTGCTCTGCTGCTCGTCTTGCTCCCGAGCCAGCCGCAGCCTCTCCTCTTCTTCAGTTCTAACTAGCTCGATCACCCTCTCCTGCTCCTCGATGATTCTCCGGCGCTCCTCTTCCTGCATCTTCTGAACCCGCTCGAGCTCAGCCTCGAATGACTCCCGGACGGGGTCGTGGAACTCCGAATGCTTCAAagcctctttcttctttttggcAACGCCAAGTACCGGGAAAGGATCGTGGACATCGAATCCAGAGTCGCCGAAATGATCTTCCACATGAGGTTTGTCGTTCTTGAATAAAGGGCGTTTATCTCTATTCTGATGATCAACTCCATTGTTATTACTCCATGGTTGCCTTCCTCCTCCATGAGCCTCTCTAGCTCCGGAGCTATTCCAAACATTATCTCTTGGTCCTGACAAGACGTAGTTACTTTTCTTAAGACCTTCTCTGCCTCTACTATTCGGCCTTGCTCCGTAAATACCtctattgttattattattattgttatttgcAACTTCGTTTTGGAGAGGTGAGGAGGCTCTCCAAGCATTGGCCTCCCTTACTACTACTGGTTCACTCTTTGAATAGCCGTAATCTCTATCTCTGAAGCCGTGACTAGTG
The window above is part of the Brassica napus cultivar Da-Ae chromosome C8, Da-Ae, whole genome shotgun sequence genome. Proteins encoded here:
- the LOC106382421 gene encoding uncharacterized protein LOC106382421 isoform X2 encodes the protein MFSDRRKRDMATNHGGYLNNNNKPSYGRGGGGGSMVVLSRPRSSQNAGQKLSVPPPLNLPSLRKEHERVDSSGSSFLSGGGVSGSGARPASSGMGWSKPASDRVEEPLIRAVEKVSTLRGEDFPSLKASLPSASSVSETQKHKDGLNQNQNQKQNQKREEFPKENRAVRPQNRFLGNEELSERPSFSDGVKKKDYLLPGPLPIVRMSPRSDWADDERDTSHGFRDRDYGYSKSEPVVVREANAWRASSPLQNEVANNNNNNNNRGIYGARPNSRGREGLKKSNYVLSGPRDNVWNSSGAREAHGGGRQPWSNNNGVDHQNRDKRPLFKNDKPHVEDHFGDSGFDVHDPFPVLGVAKKKKEALKHSEFHDPVRESFEAELERVQKMQEEERRRIIEEQERVIELVRTEEEERLRLAREQDEQQSRLEEEAREAAVRNEQERLEAARRAEELRKSKEEEKHKLILEEERRKQAAKQKLLELEEKISRRQAEAAKGCSNSSEDVVKEKESSDVDWEDSERMVDRITTSSASRDGSFGFQDRHKPFWRKEDVESGGNSRFIENVPQRDVGEGFPKEFFGTAGYIGNANSYFKPGFPEHSVDQSWRTPGDGRSYGRNYGMEQPEPEQQQYGNNPGWGQSQSRGRRGGAYPSYPEKLYPNHEEDDYYPFGRPKYSVRQPRVLPPPPQESRQKLPFRSEAEHHPGPSTSVLASYIGDLQDHHHVMSGTGMDDHRFDSKLTGRCDSQSSLSITSTPDSLVHISHDDLDESGNSSVLVSSRKGDGDAGKDSLMNATCPVSCWDNEEWALDNNERLQEQEEYDEDEDGYQEEDKVQGVDENIDLTQELEELHLQEKDSNLVLGFNEGVEVEIPSDDLEKCQQKDSFLDGERPCSCDEQAAKPAEVSDNASTSFQGTETNSASYPTVSTHLVAPPYSIGLHQSHVPSASAQMEDRVQFQFGLFSGPSLIPSPFPAIQIGSIQMPLPLDPQFGSSLTHIQQPQSPFIQFGQLGYTSLITQGVLPPPQNPGSMATGQLGQGRNAAAPASNPQISVLRRPVDVSDGNKLKNANISPASGEVAVPPPHKQGEFSGKSEPASRKMSHGRSNFADRQTGGGQVVSRNSGGTGEASRGDAGGYRRYQRQRVEFRVRESNWPSEENRNGNGKSQNSNKSGSRKYVVSKSQKYSSDSSVSGSNSVQKVEGPSDDNDDDFIEVRSKRQMHNDRREQREKEIKEKSQASKASRKPRSTVQNSTAAARSNRSPPGGRVVNTKQINPVSNRHLLAPIGTPSPKTDSHGDEKTGSSRDIPDHNPASSFVFSNKNNVQTSVGTWSNQLTDQPVMALTQSQLDEAMKPASLLSCVSVENGVNRISEPNPKSTSSVAPQKNNTFPSPVNSLLAEGKIQFGAVTSSSSVIPPCGENNSSLYFEKDRAPSSSTGMEICEAEAAASAIAVAAITSDETGGSTGSVLPAETKVYGGTSGTVVAQPSLSKAEESLTVSLPADLSVETPISLWPPVPSPHNSNQMISHFPQAPPHFPFYDMNPMLRGPIYAFGPHHDSGANQPQSQKGPSGPPTTWQQQQGHSGVDSFYAPAGFTGPFLTPPGAIPPGVQGPHMFVYNHFAPVGQFGGLSFMGTTYIPSGKQPDWKHNPMVSSSQAGGDGGDVNNPNVSPMQCNVVPASLQHLAMPSPLAMFEPSPFQSSSSQEMPVRARWPYMPFPGPPTMQIQNQQEAAVDGSPSQFNNNNNMLPPPANRYPNIQTPTVADAVDSSNSYGSASQPKPITTLSDPNTQNPANPAFKPSRTPQQQQQQQSSQEKNTQSQHVGGSSHHNQHQHQHNRRSGFHGRNQAVTRERGYHNNTKVKQIYVAKQSSSNSNNASASASSTTTTSPSI